Part of the Leptospira bouyouniensis genome is shown below.
ACAACCCACCGATCGCCATCACAATTATTAAATTGCGGTAGGTAAATACTGATCCCATCCGATTCCCACCAAGAGGGAAGTACAAATACTTTCTAAGCCATTGTGATAAAGAAATATGCCAACGTGTCCAAAATTCAGAGAAACCACAGGAAAGGTATGGCATTCGGAAATTTTCAGGCAAACGAAATCCGAATAGAAGTGCCGATCCTTGGGCAATGTCAGTGTAGCCAGAAAAATCACAATAAATCTGCAAAGAGTAAGCAAACATCCCAATCCAAAGGGAACGAGTGGACATTTCCGTAGGATGACCAAATACCAAATCAGAAACTTCAGCTAAGTGGTCTGCCAAAACCATTTTTTTAAATAAACCTAGCAAGAGGAGAGAGATGGCAAATAAAAACGGTATCTTCGAAAAGAAGAGAGGTCTTCGGATTTGGGGCAAAAATGATTTGGCGGTCACAATGGGACCTGCTACAAGTTGAGGGAAAAATGAGAGAAACAATAAATACGAGGAAAATTTCCTCTCTGGCTGCAATTCTCCTTGGTAGACATCCACGACATACGAGACTGATTGGAAGGTATAAAAAGAAATGCCAACGGGTAAGAGCCATTGCTCCCAAAACTGAAGGGAACCCAAAGGAAACCCGAAAATAATTGCCCAATTTTCAGCAATAAAATGCCCATATTTAAAGAAAAGTAGAATCCCGAAGCTATTCGCCAAAGATAAACAGAGCCAAACCTTACGGGTAGCTGTATTTTTCGTTCCAAAGATCCTTTTTGCAATAAAGAAATCTGCGAGCGCGATCCAAATGAGTAAAATTAAGTAAGAATAGTTCCAAAAAGAATAAAATAATAGACTAATATTAATCAAATATATTACTAATATTAATCTTAAAAATGCCTTTTTTATCTCTCCTATTTGACCAATTGCAAATAAAGCTCCCTTGGTAGTATGCCAAATGAGCAAACTGAGCACAAAAAAAAGTCCGAATATTGCTGAATTAAAGAGCATTTAAATGCTTATTTTTAAGCGTTAAACATTGTATTTGCATTTCACACCACAATTGGGGCAAGTGCAGGTCACTTCCGCCTTGACTCTACGCCCTTGTGCGCCCTCAACCTTACCGACCGCCACAAATTCAAACTGAACCCCTTCTGGAACAAAGTGGCCAGATCCGTACTTTGCAGTCCCTTCAATCACATTGGAGCAGGCGTGGCATTTCACCCTGAGCCTAATTGTTTCTGCCATATACCAGGGAAAGATGAGGAGGGAGTTGCGATTGGCAACCAATATTCCATACCATGACAATTTTACAGACGCATGAAAACCAAATACACATGACAAATTGGCACAAAAAGTATCATATTTTTAGTAGAATTTGCCCTCATGGATTGAGGTGTTTCTACAGGGAAATCCATGCAGTTCGGAGTCCTTTTTGGGCTTAAGTGCCTAAAAATCGGCGCTCAATCCCCAAAATTGCAGATTTCCAAGGAATTTTTAATGCTGATTTGCATTTGGATTCCCATTTGTATGTTTCATCAAAAGACCTTAGAACTCTATTTTACCCACAATGTCCACCCCCACCAGGGTTCTTTTCCTTACCTGAATGCCAAGAGAAGGATGCAATGATAAAAGCCCTTGGCGCGGCACGATTCCAAGAATCGATAAAAAACGAATGGATCTACTCAATCGAAAATTCGTTCCATCTCTGGTTCGGATCAAAAGTGCAGTCGCCGAAAATTCGGCATGGCTCCCAAAAAAGCACAATTGCCGAAATTGTCAGTGTCAAACATTAGGCACGCTCGAATTTCTTTGCCCAAAACCAAACACCTTCTGCCTTGGAATGG
Proteins encoded:
- a CDS encoding MBOAT family O-acyltransferase, which encodes MINISLLFYSFWNYSYLILLIWIALADFFIAKRIFGTKNTATRKVWLCLSLANSFGILLFFKYGHFIAENWAIIFGFPLGSLQFWEQWLLPVGISFYTFQSVSYVVDVYQGELQPERKFSSYLLFLSFFPQLVAGPIVTAKSFLPQIRRPLFFSKIPFLFAISLLLLGLFKKMVLADHLAEVSDLVFGHPTEMSTRSLWIGMFAYSLQIYCDFSGYTDIAQGSALLFGFRLPENFRMPYLSCGFSEFWTRWHISLSQWLRKYLYFPLGGNRMGSVFTYRNLIIVMAIGGLWHGASWNFVFWGLGHGFLLVIERLTKDKFSFFPSPNWKSIKVLGTFLFVTLLWVFFRSANLEDSLCYLQGLFLKKEGFLIPYSLEMKFVYCFFILGIGHMIGFFIFKENKHLLAFFDKHQNSLGKLAFFAFLAVVSLIVIVLYSAESKPFVYFVF